The proteins below are encoded in one region of Halobaculum roseum:
- a CDS encoding acetyl-CoA hydrolase/transferase C-terminal domain-containing protein, whose protein sequence is MTRESDPADRIPDGRIQGDLPVVDAASATEHVPDDATMLVSGFGSVGYPKAVPRALADAAAGDGDAEGEDADAGRNLSLSVVSGGSVGGEIDEALVEVGAIDRRYPFQAREAINAAINDGRVAFADRHISSLGDDVRFGGMVDTDGSVAVVEAVAVGPDWLIPSTSVGLTHAFVEAADTVIVEVNEDQPLSLSAFHDVYRTGTPPERDPIPLTTPDERIGGPRIAFEPGKLEAVVETTGRDAPYEFRDPTDVDLRIANRLGDFLEREVERSSLYDDSLRIQFGVGSLGNALMGALGDADLGDRDLIYYGEVLQDGLLDLLDAGELRSASATSLALSTEGQERLFDDAERYAEDVVIRTGDVSNGPALIDRFGVVAVNSAVEVDLYGHVNSTNLGGSRMISGVGGSGDFTRNAPLSVIALGSTAAGGDISKIVPKASHVDHTEHDVDVVITEHGVADLRGTSPRERARALLECAHPDYRDDLRAYLDRAGATGGHEPVDLDTAFDWTEHA, encoded by the coding sequence GTGACCCGCGAGTCTGACCCCGCCGATCGGATCCCCGACGGCCGGATCCAGGGCGATCTCCCGGTCGTCGACGCCGCGTCTGCCACCGAGCACGTCCCCGACGACGCGACGATGCTCGTCAGCGGCTTCGGCAGCGTCGGCTACCCGAAGGCCGTCCCGCGGGCGCTGGCCGACGCGGCCGCCGGGGACGGGGACGCCGAGGGCGAGGACGCCGACGCCGGCCGAAATCTGTCGCTGTCGGTCGTCAGCGGCGGGAGCGTCGGCGGGGAGATCGACGAGGCGCTCGTCGAGGTCGGCGCGATCGACCGACGCTACCCGTTTCAGGCGCGCGAGGCGATCAACGCCGCGATCAACGACGGCCGCGTCGCCTTCGCCGACCGACACATCTCCTCGCTCGGCGACGACGTTCGCTTCGGCGGGATGGTCGACACCGACGGCAGCGTCGCCGTTGTCGAGGCCGTCGCCGTCGGCCCCGACTGGTTGATCCCGTCCACGTCGGTCGGGCTGACCCATGCGTTCGTCGAGGCTGCCGACACGGTGATCGTCGAGGTGAACGAGGACCAGCCGCTGTCGCTGTCGGCGTTCCACGACGTGTATCGGACCGGGACGCCGCCCGAGCGCGACCCGATCCCGTTGACCACCCCCGACGAGCGCATCGGCGGCCCGCGGATCGCGTTCGAGCCGGGGAAGCTCGAGGCCGTCGTCGAGACGACCGGTCGCGACGCCCCCTACGAGTTCCGCGACCCGACCGACGTGGACCTGCGGATCGCGAACCGTCTCGGCGACTTCCTGGAGCGCGAGGTCGAGCGCTCGTCGCTGTACGACGACTCGCTGCGGATCCAGTTCGGCGTCGGCAGCCTCGGCAACGCCCTGATGGGCGCGCTCGGGGACGCCGATCTCGGCGATCGCGACCTGATCTACTACGGCGAGGTGCTCCAGGACGGCCTGCTCGACCTGCTCGATGCGGGGGAGCTTCGCTCCGCGAGCGCCACGTCGCTGGCGCTGTCGACCGAAGGGCAAGAGCGCCTGTTCGACGACGCCGAGCGATACGCCGAGGACGTGGTGATCCGCACCGGCGACGTGTCGAACGGGCCGGCGCTGATCGATCGGTTCGGCGTCGTCGCGGTCAACAGCGCCGTCGAGGTCGACCTGTACGGGCACGTCAACTCCACCAACCTCGGCGGCTCGCGGATGATAAGCGGCGTCGGCGGCAGCGGCGACTTCACCCGCAACGCCCCGCTGTCGGTGATCGCGCTCGGCTCGACGGCCGCCGGCGGCGACATCTCGAAGATCGTCCCGAAGGCCTCACACGTCGACCACACCGAACACGACGTGGACGTGGTGATCACCGAACACGGGGTGGCGGACCTACGGGGCACTTCGCCGCGGGAGCGCGCCCGCGCGCTCCTCGAGTGCGCACATCCCGACTACCGCGACGACCTTCGGGCGTATCTCGATCGCGCCGGTGCGACCGGCGGCCACGAGCCCGTCGACCTCGACACCGCCTTCGACTGGACGGAGCACGCCTGA
- a CDS encoding MaoC family dehydratase, translated as MTDNDTDDGRDDIERRLVEGWQGRYYEDFAVGDVYKHPYGRTVTETDNVWFTNLTMNLNPMHFNEAYAAETEFGERLVDGTFVIALVVGMSVIDVSANATANLGYDDIRHHAPVYHGDTIFAESEVVHKRESESRDHVGMVTTQLRAFNQDDELVLTLERTPMVLKREYAQPSAAAPTGWPEGIGTQPEDLEE; from the coding sequence ATGACTGACAACGACACCGACGACGGACGCGACGACATCGAGCGACGACTGGTCGAGGGCTGGCAGGGCCGCTACTACGAGGACTTCGCGGTCGGCGACGTGTACAAGCACCCGTACGGCCGGACGGTGACCGAGACGGACAACGTCTGGTTCACCAACCTCACGATGAACCTCAACCCGATGCACTTCAACGAGGCGTACGCCGCCGAGACGGAGTTCGGCGAGCGCCTCGTCGACGGCACGTTCGTCATCGCGCTCGTCGTCGGGATGAGCGTCATCGACGTGAGCGCGAACGCGACCGCGAACCTGGGCTACGACGACATCCGCCATCACGCGCCGGTCTACCACGGCGATACGATCTTCGCCGAGAGCGAGGTGGTCCACAAGCGCGAGAGCGAGTCGCGCGACCACGTCGGCATGGTCACCACCCAACTGCGCGCGTTCAACCAGGACGACGAGCTCGTGCTTACACTGGAGCGCACGCCGATGGTGCTGAAGCGCGAGTACGCACAGCCGTCGGCGGCGGCGCCGACCGGGTGGCCCGAGGGAATCGGAACCCAACCGGAGGACCTCGAGGAGTGA
- a CDS encoding acyl-CoA dehydrogenase family protein, whose amino-acid sequence MVATDTVQLTDRQRSVRDAVGDICDEFDAAYWREHDAEGEYPHDFVNALAEEGWLGVLLPEEYGGKGYSTEEAVAMMYTIARSGAGFSGAQTVHAAIYNSAPLVNYGSEELKSDLLPRVASGDAWIQCFSLTEPKAGSESTAIETEAVRDGDEYVINGEKLWTSRIDVSDYLVLAARTTPREEVEKKTEGVSLFLVDIERGHEAGSLDLEEIDKTASGVVSSFRVTYDDLRVPADRLIGVEDEGFYQVLDGLNEERLVIAAETVGLGELAVEKGVDYANEREVFGRAIGQNQAIQHPLAAGHARLQAAKQFTFAAAKRTGDEDRKAVGAWANTAKYLAAEAAFEAADAAVQTHGGRGIDRAYDVERYLREARLTRLVPVTQELALNYLGENVLGLPRSY is encoded by the coding sequence ATGGTAGCTACCGACACGGTACAGTTGACCGATCGACAACGGTCGGTCCGCGACGCCGTCGGCGACATCTGTGACGAGTTCGACGCCGCGTACTGGCGGGAACACGACGCCGAGGGCGAGTATCCACACGACTTCGTGAACGCCCTCGCCGAGGAGGGGTGGCTCGGCGTGCTCCTCCCCGAGGAGTACGGCGGGAAGGGATACAGCACGGAGGAGGCCGTCGCGATGATGTACACGATCGCCCGCAGCGGCGCCGGTTTCAGCGGCGCCCAGACGGTCCACGCGGCGATCTACAATTCGGCGCCCCTCGTGAACTACGGCAGCGAGGAACTGAAATCCGATCTGCTTCCCCGGGTCGCCAGCGGCGACGCGTGGATCCAGTGTTTCAGCCTGACGGAGCCGAAGGCGGGCTCGGAGTCGACGGCGATCGAGACCGAGGCCGTCCGCGACGGCGACGAGTACGTGATCAACGGGGAGAAGCTGTGGACCTCCCGGATCGACGTGAGCGACTACCTCGTGCTCGCGGCGCGGACGACGCCCCGCGAAGAAGTCGAGAAGAAGACCGAGGGCGTCTCGCTGTTCCTCGTCGACATCGAGCGGGGACACGAGGCGGGCAGCCTCGATCTGGAGGAGATCGACAAGACCGCGAGCGGCGTCGTCAGCTCCTTCCGGGTCACCTACGACGACCTCCGCGTCCCCGCGGACCGACTGATCGGCGTCGAGGACGAGGGGTTCTACCAGGTGCTCGACGGCCTCAACGAGGAGCGGCTCGTCATCGCGGCCGAGACCGTCGGCCTCGGCGAGCTCGCCGTCGAGAAGGGCGTCGACTACGCGAACGAACGCGAGGTGTTCGGCCGCGCAATCGGACAGAACCAGGCGATCCAGCACCCGCTTGCCGCGGGACACGCCCGCCTGCAGGCGGCCAAGCAGTTCACCTTCGCCGCCGCGAAGCGGACCGGCGACGAGGACCGGAAGGCCGTCGGCGCGTGGGCCAACACCGCGAAGTACCTCGCGGCGGAGGCCGCCTTCGAGGCCGCGGACGCCGCGGTCCAGACGCACGGCGGCCGTGGGATCGACCGCGCGTACGACGTGGAGCGGTACCTCAGGGAGGCGCGGCTCACGCGGCTCGTCCCCGTCACGCAGGAACTGGCGCTGAACTACCTCGGGGAAAACGTGCTGGGGCTCCCGCGGTCGTACTGA
- a CDS encoding MmgE/PrpD family protein, which translates to MGHTPERRLATFVADTEYADLPEEVPETVTRAVVDTVGVTLTGAVEGAGEKTGRSAGVDPEAADAATLLGTGGGDDPAATALRVGTAAHALDYDDLSWALDGHPSVTLVPPLFALAEETGTSGRDLIAAFAVGFEVECALAGPISPAHYEAGWHATSTFGAFGATAAAASLLDLDADATERALSIAASTPAGTKRNFGSMTKPLHAGLCCRSGVTAATLARDGLTATTTAISGDKGFWDLYDPRPDADDTDRDARDVFAFDPDADWAIETEGIHAKAYPCCYFTHTSIAATADIVEGGVAPDDIDRIEVRAAGGAGDALAYPDPETGLQAKFSMEHAVACAAVRERVDLAAFEPEALADPAIDAVRERVDFAVDESLPYDSHEATVVVETVDGERHERRRTNPPGVHTNPLSPERRRAKFLECAERAVSDEDAERLYERLCELPKLDDVAATVAGADTPSRLP; encoded by the coding sequence ATGGGCCACACACCGGAGCGACGACTCGCGACGTTCGTCGCCGACACGGAGTACGCCGATCTCCCGGAGGAAGTCCCCGAGACCGTCACCCGGGCGGTCGTCGACACCGTCGGCGTCACCCTCACGGGTGCCGTCGAGGGAGCGGGGGAGAAAACCGGCCGTTCGGCGGGGGTCGACCCCGAAGCCGCAGACGCGGCGACGCTGCTGGGCACCGGCGGCGGCGACGATCCCGCGGCGACGGCGCTGCGCGTCGGCACTGCCGCCCACGCGCTCGACTACGACGACCTCTCGTGGGCCCTCGACGGGCACCCGAGCGTGACGCTGGTTCCGCCGCTATTTGCACTCGCCGAGGAAACCGGCACGTCGGGGCGCGACTTGATCGCGGCCTTCGCGGTCGGCTTCGAGGTCGAGTGCGCGCTCGCCGGGCCGATCAGCCCCGCCCACTACGAGGCGGGCTGGCACGCCACGTCGACGTTCGGCGCCTTCGGCGCGACCGCCGCGGCGGCGTCGCTCCTAGACCTCGACGCCGACGCGACCGAGCGAGCGCTGTCCATCGCCGCGTCGACGCCCGCGGGGACGAAACGAAACTTCGGGTCGATGACGAAGCCGCTGCACGCGGGGTTGTGCTGTCGCTCGGGCGTCACCGCCGCGACGCTCGCGCGCGACGGCCTCACCGCGACGACGACGGCCATCTCCGGCGACAAGGGGTTCTGGGACCTGTACGACCCCCGGCCGGACGCGGACGATACTGACCGCGACGCTCGCGATGTGTTCGCGTTCGACCCGGACGCCGACTGGGCCATCGAGACCGAGGGGATCCACGCGAAGGCGTACCCGTGCTGTTACTTCACCCACACCAGCATCGCGGCGACGGCGGATATCGTCGAGGGCGGGGTCGCCCCCGACGACATCGACCGGATCGAGGTTCGCGCGGCCGGCGGCGCCGGCGACGCGCTCGCGTATCCCGACCCGGAGACCGGGCTGCAGGCGAAGTTCTCGATGGAGCACGCCGTCGCCTGCGCGGCCGTCCGCGAGCGCGTCGACCTGGCGGCGTTCGAGCCCGAGGCGCTCGCCGACCCCGCGATCGACGCCGTCCGCGAGCGCGTCGACTTCGCCGTCGACGAGTCGCTCCCGTACGACTCACACGAGGCGACCGTCGTGGTCGAGACCGTCGACGGCGAGCGCCACGAGCGCCGGCGGACGAACCCCCCGGGGGTCCACACGAATCCGCTGTCGCCAGAGCGCCGTCGCGCGAAGTTCCTCGAGTGCGCCGAGCGGGCGGTCTCGGACGAGGACGCCGAACGGCTGTACGAACGGCTGTGCGAGCTCCCGAAACTGGACGACGTGGCGGCGACGGTCGCCGGCGCCGACACCCCGTCCCGACTGCCGTAA
- a CDS encoding TIGR00341 family protein, translating to MRLVRTLVSADAVDEVEAILDGYDIDHVVVREASDREDAVLVEFPVPTQAVETVLDELRDIGDGEDAYTVVASAESVFAPHVDELEARFVTGTEEDDAIATEEVRATALDLTPSPLTYYSMTALSALVATAGLLLDSAAIVVGSMVIAPLVGSALTASVGTVLDERDMLWEGLKTQLLGLVLAIAAATAFGAALRYATVLPPALNVTTTQQIAGRVSPGLLSIVVGACAGAAGAFGLATGVSVALVGVMVAAALVPAAAAVGVGIAWGVPGVAVGAFLLLVLNVVAIHLSAAAVLWYLGYRPERSTAGGDDAVGATPRYASAAVLALVLAATLLVSGGLVAAQIGFERQANEAAGDVLADESYADLELVSVSTAFRLRAPVSVGDEQRVTVVVARPADRPYPELSRSIAERIERETDREATVTVEFIERQTATTSEADADTEVSNMLAGKH from the coding sequence ATGCGACTGGTCCGGACGCTGGTGTCGGCCGACGCCGTCGACGAGGTGGAGGCGATACTCGACGGTTACGACATCGATCACGTGGTCGTGCGCGAGGCGAGCGACCGTGAAGACGCGGTGCTCGTGGAGTTCCCCGTGCCGACACAGGCGGTCGAAACCGTGCTCGACGAGCTCCGCGACATCGGGGACGGCGAGGACGCGTACACGGTCGTCGCCAGCGCGGAGTCGGTGTTCGCCCCCCACGTCGACGAACTGGAGGCGCGGTTCGTCACCGGCACCGAGGAGGACGACGCGATCGCCACCGAGGAGGTGCGCGCGACCGCCCTCGATCTGACGCCGAGCCCGCTGACGTACTACTCGATGACGGCGCTGAGCGCGCTCGTCGCGACCGCGGGGCTCCTGCTCGACTCCGCGGCGATCGTCGTCGGATCCATGGTGATCGCGCCGCTGGTGGGGTCGGCGCTCACCGCCAGCGTGGGGACCGTCCTCGACGAACGCGACATGCTGTGGGAGGGGTTGAAGACGCAACTCCTGGGACTCGTGCTCGCGATCGCGGCGGCGACCGCGTTCGGCGCCGCGCTGCGGTACGCGACGGTGCTCCCGCCGGCCTTGAACGTGACCACGACCCAGCAGATCGCCGGCCGCGTCTCGCCCGGGCTGCTGTCGATCGTCGTCGGCGCGTGCGCGGGCGCAGCCGGCGCGTTCGGGCTCGCGACCGGGGTGTCGGTCGCGCTCGTCGGCGTGATGGTCGCTGCCGCGCTGGTTCCCGCGGCCGCCGCCGTCGGCGTCGGCATCGCGTGGGGCGTCCCCGGCGTCGCGGTGGGCGCGTTCCTGCTGCTGGTGTTGAACGTCGTCGCGATCCACCTGTCGGCGGCGGCGGTGCTGTGGTACCTCGGCTATCGCCCCGAGCGGTCGACCGCCGGCGGCGACGACGCCGTCGGCGCCACACCCCGGTACGCCTCGGCGGCAGTGCTGGCGCTCGTCCTCGCCGCGACCCTCCTCGTCAGCGGCGGACTCGTGGCCGCACAGATCGGCTTCGAGCGCCAGGCCAACGAGGCCGCCGGCGACGTGCTCGCAGACGAGTCCTACGCCGATCTGGAGCTCGTGTCGGTGTCGACGGCGTTCCGGCTCCGCGCCCCGGTATCGGTGGGCGACGAGCAGCGCGTCACGGTCGTCGTCGCCCGACCCGCGGACCGACCGTACCCGGAGTTGAGTCGGTCGATCGCCGAGCGGATCGAACGCGAGACCGACAGGGAGGCGACGGTCACCGTCGAATTCATCGAGCGACAGACGGCCACGACGAGCGAGGCCGACGCGGACACCGAAGTGTCGAACATGCTGGCAGGGAAGCACTGA
- a CDS encoding TIGR00266 family protein: MDHEVTSRPSFALLTVSLDRGEAVRAEAGAMVSHDHGVDIETNATGGFLKSLRRAVGGESFFQNTFTATEAGDVQFAPPLPGDITTLDLRGETVYVQSGSYLAGDAALDVDTDFGGARTFLGGEGLFLLRVAGDGPLFVSSYGAIEAIDLDDRDSFVVDTGHVVAFEETADFTVRRVGGLRSTLTSGEGLVCEFTGSGTVWLQSRSQDAFLSWLIPKLPTRSSSSST; this comes from the coding sequence ATGGATCACGAGGTCACCTCGCGTCCGTCGTTCGCGCTGCTCACCGTTTCCCTCGATCGGGGAGAGGCCGTCCGCGCGGAGGCGGGCGCGATGGTCAGCCACGATCACGGCGTCGACATCGAGACGAACGCGACCGGCGGGTTCCTGAAGTCCCTCCGACGCGCGGTCGGCGGCGAGAGCTTCTTCCAGAACACCTTCACCGCGACGGAGGCCGGCGACGTACAGTTCGCACCCCCGCTACCTGGCGACATCACAACCCTCGATCTGCGGGGGGAAACGGTGTACGTCCAGTCGGGGTCGTACCTCGCGGGCGACGCCGCCCTCGACGTGGATACCGACTTCGGCGGCGCGCGCACGTTCCTCGGCGGCGAGGGACTGTTCCTCCTGCGGGTCGCCGGCGACGGCCCGCTGTTCGTGTCGAGCTACGGCGCCATCGAGGCGATCGACCTCGACGACCGCGACTCGTTCGTCGTCGACACCGGCCACGTCGTCGCCTTCGAGGAGACGGCCGACTTCACCGTCCGGCGCGTCGGGGGACTGCGCTCGACGCTGACGAGCGGCGAGGGCCTCGTCTGTGAGTTCACCGGCTCGGGGACCGTGTGGCTCCAGTCGCGCAGTCAGGACGCGTTCCTCTCGTGGCTGATCCCGAAACTGCCGACCAGGTCATCGTCGTCGTCGACCTGA
- a CDS encoding DoxX family protein — MSTREVELRSTIGGFTAEGKLHTLSVWFILALRLMIGLAFFQSGVDKVLSGSFSAAGYLQNAPPANGSPVAGLFVAMGDTPWFVDFVNIAVPWGEVLIGLGVIVGGFTRLAAFFGAFMMLLFYLGNWDISHGYINGDFAYMLVFLSVAAFGAGRILGLDQYIEAYDVGGETLVERYPWLRYVLG, encoded by the coding sequence ATGTCCACACGAGAGGTCGAACTGCGGAGCACGATCGGGGGGTTCACTGCGGAGGGCAAACTGCACACGTTGAGCGTCTGGTTCATCCTCGCGCTCAGGCTGATGATCGGCCTCGCGTTCTTCCAGAGCGGCGTCGACAAGGTGTTGTCGGGGAGCTTCAGCGCCGCCGGCTACCTGCAGAACGCGCCGCCGGCGAACGGAAGCCCGGTTGCCGGCCTGTTCGTCGCCATGGGGGACACGCCGTGGTTCGTCGACTTCGTCAACATCGCCGTACCGTGGGGCGAGGTGCTCATCGGACTCGGCGTGATCGTCGGGGGGTTCACGCGGCTCGCGGCGTTCTTCGGCGCGTTCATGATGCTGCTGTTCTATCTCGGCAACTGGGACATCTCCCACGGCTACATCAACGGCGACTTCGCGTACATGCTCGTGTTCCTCTCGGTCGCCGCCTTCGGCGCCGGTCGGATCCTCGGACTCGACCAGTACATCGAGGCGTACGACGTTGGTGGCGAAACCCTCGTCGAGCGGTACCCGTGGCTCCGGTACGTGCTCGGTTGA
- a CDS encoding VIT1/CCC1 transporter family protein, which translates to MIEQLLGDEIKSSGRYLAEVIYGANDGIVTTFAVVSGVAGAALNPSIVLVLGAANLFADGFSMGMSNYLSRRSELDYERSRPAFSPERPPDTHDGKPPYRTAAVTFLAFVSAGWAPLFPYIIGVAPAFRTSVAFTGAAFFIVGASRSLVTARPWYRNGAEMLAVGMAAAGVAFGVGRALSGLA; encoded by the coding sequence ATGATCGAACAGCTCCTCGGCGACGAAATCAAATCCTCCGGACGGTATCTCGCCGAGGTTATTTATGGGGCAAATGACGGAATCGTCACGACGTTCGCCGTCGTGTCGGGTGTCGCGGGTGCGGCGTTGAATCCCTCGATCGTGCTCGTGTTGGGTGCGGCAAACCTCTTTGCAGACGGCTTCTCGATGGGGATGAGTAACTACCTCAGCCGGCGTTCCGAACTGGATTACGAACGATCCCGCCCGGCCTTCAGCCCGGAGCGACCCCCGGATACGCACGACGGGAAGCCACCGTATCGGACGGCCGCTGTTACGTTTCTCGCGTTCGTCAGCGCCGGGTGGGCACCGCTGTTCCCGTACATCATTGGCGTGGCTCCCGCGTTTCGAACGTCGGTCGCGTTCACCGGAGCGGCCTTCTTCATCGTGGGGGCAAGCAGGAGTCTCGTGACGGCGCGGCCATGGTATCGCAACGGCGCCGAGATGCTCGCGGTCGGAATGGCTGCCGCCGGCGTCGCCTTCGGTGTCGGGCGTGCGCTCAGCGGGCTCGCGTGA
- a CDS encoding metal-dependent transcriptional regulator has translation MSGSAQYLLALFICEHRQDPPIRTGTVADRLDRTPASATEMMKDLAEEGYVEYEPYEGATLTEAGRERAEELHETYAALSWFFRGVLELEDHERQALEIAGTLGPDAAERLADSLLSSDPDELPDRFSEPSAGDESPPVDAETETE, from the coding sequence ATGAGCGGTTCGGCGCAGTACCTACTCGCGCTGTTCATCTGTGAACACCGGCAGGACCCGCCGATACGGACCGGGACGGTCGCCGACCGGCTCGACCGGACGCCGGCGTCGGCGACGGAGATGATGAAGGATCTCGCCGAGGAGGGATACGTGGAGTACGAGCCGTACGAGGGGGCGACCCTGACGGAGGCGGGTCGCGAGCGCGCCGAGGAGTTGCACGAAACGTACGCCGCGCTGTCGTGGTTCTTCCGGGGCGTCCTGGAGTTGGAGGACCACGAGCGACAGGCCCTCGAGATCGCCGGTACGCTCGGTCCCGATGCGGCCGAACGGCTCGCCGACTCGTTACTCTCCTCGGACCCGGACGAGTTGCCGGACCGGTTCTCCGAACCGTCCGCCGGCGACGAGTCGCCCCCAGTGGACGCGGAGACGGAAACGGAGTGA
- a CDS encoding ABC transporter substrate-binding protein, producing MPGEIPRTRRDVLGGAVIGAGLLAGCAGRSNDGSETPSDTETTTDEPTSTPDPGYSVTMEPAGTVEFDEVPERWVPFTGDYADMGVALGQADGLAGIGIPGRYGAHLYEELPGVSVDTDELTALYQDGTGKEIFYEIDADVHVIDPNFMTNRLGWSRSDVDEVAENVAPFVGNTTFTRVYDWHDYPHYSMYEAFGKLAEVFRERERYEAFRDYHDEILADVRDRLPAETPDVALLYPADIPPEGFYPYLVGEGTTSKHWRDLRVGDALAAAGVNDAQAGGGVLDFETLLEIDPDALAIRLQGEITEDYFDENVRSYLENHEVASELTAVENDRVIYGGLTYQGPIINLFQLEQAAQGLYPDEFGGEELFDRERVANIVTGEFGDA from the coding sequence ATGCCAGGAGAGATCCCACGGACGCGCCGGGACGTACTGGGCGGAGCTGTGATCGGCGCCGGACTGCTCGCGGGCTGTGCGGGTCGATCGAACGACGGTTCGGAGACGCCGTCCGACACTGAGACGACGACCGACGAGCCGACCTCGACTCCCGACCCGGGATACTCGGTGACGATGGAGCCGGCAGGGACCGTAGAGTTCGACGAGGTACCGGAACGGTGGGTGCCGTTCACCGGCGACTACGCCGACATGGGCGTCGCGCTGGGGCAGGCCGATGGGCTGGCCGGGATCGGGATCCCGGGCCGGTACGGCGCGCATCTCTACGAAGAGCTGCCGGGCGTCTCCGTCGACACCGACGAGCTCACCGCCCTCTATCAGGACGGCACGGGCAAGGAGATCTTCTACGAGATCGACGCCGACGTGCACGTCATCGACCCGAACTTCATGACCAACCGGCTCGGCTGGAGCCGGAGCGACGTGGACGAGGTCGCCGAGAACGTCGCGCCGTTCGTCGGCAACACGACGTTCACGCGAGTGTACGACTGGCACGACTACCCGCACTACTCGATGTACGAGGCGTTCGGGAAGCTCGCGGAGGTGTTCCGCGAGCGGGAGCGGTACGAGGCGTTCCGCGACTATCACGACGAGATCCTCGCGGACGTGCGGGACCGGCTGCCCGCTGAGACGCCGGACGTCGCGTTGCTGTATCCGGCCGACATCCCGCCGGAGGGGTTCTACCCGTACCTCGTTGGGGAGGGGACGACCTCGAAGCACTGGCGCGACCTCCGGGTGGGCGACGCGCTCGCGGCCGCGGGCGTAAACGACGCGCAGGCCGGCGGCGGCGTCCTCGACTTCGAGACGCTGTTGGAGATCGACCCCGACGCGCTCGCGATCCGGCTCCAGGGCGAGATCACCGAGGACTACTTCGACGAGAACGTTCGGTCGTACCTGGAGAACCACGAGGTCGCGAGCGAGCTGACGGCCGTCGAGAACGACCGAGTGATCTACGGCGGGCTCACCTACCAGGGGCCGATCATCAACCTCTTCCAACTCGAACAGGCCGCACAGGGCCTGTACCCCGACGAGTTCGGCGGCGAGGAGCTGTTCGATCGCGAGCGGGTCGCGAACATCGTCACCGGCGAGTTCGGCGATGCCTGA
- a CDS encoding thioredoxin reductase: MPEPDHGVVVVGGGPTGTGVGVFTARYGLDTVVYDRGNAALARAAFIENYPGFPGGIDVETLTELFRDHLAEAGGDRREDLVESVERDDTGFRVTPADGEPVTARYVVAAAWYDASYLRALDDGDQFFETHEHHGEVREQLDRDFPNDDGSTPVDGLYVAAPTDGRNDQVVVAVGHGAHVARTVLADHRRSEGFSGGVVPHYDWLRPDSEFTGEWADRDRWREWFDSELDADDDVPAERIDDLRERYIDRAFDTCLSEEEIAARRERGHRRLAEHLDSDIVLDAIDDEEIAAYLADSDSNESSS; the protein is encoded by the coding sequence ATGCCTGAGCCGGACCACGGGGTCGTCGTCGTCGGGGGCGGCCCGACCGGAACCGGCGTGGGCGTGTTCACCGCCCGCTACGGCCTCGACACGGTCGTGTACGACCGCGGGAACGCGGCGCTCGCGCGGGCCGCGTTCATCGAGAACTACCCGGGCTTTCCCGGCGGGATCGACGTCGAAACGCTCACAGAGCTGTTTCGCGACCACCTCGCGGAGGCCGGAGGCGACCGCAGGGAGGACCTCGTCGAGTCCGTCGAGCGCGACGATACCGGGTTTCGGGTGACGCCTGCGGACGGGGAGCCGGTCACCGCCCGGTACGTCGTCGCGGCCGCGTGGTACGACGCGTCGTACCTCCGGGCGCTCGACGACGGCGACCAGTTCTTCGAGACGCACGAGCACCACGGTGAGGTGCGTGAACAGCTCGACCGCGACTTCCCGAACGACGACGGGAGCACCCCCGTCGACGGCCTGTACGTCGCCGCGCCGACCGACGGACGCAACGACCAGGTCGTCGTCGCGGTCGGCCACGGCGCCCACGTCGCCCGCACGGTGCTCGCCGATCACCGTCGGTCGGAAGGGTTCTCTGGCGGCGTCGTCCCCCACTATGACTGGCTCCGCCCGGACAGCGAGTTCACTGGCGAGTGGGCCGACCGCGACCGATGGCGCGAGTGGTTCGACAGCGAACTCGATGCGGACGACGATGTCCCGGCCGAGCGCATCGACGACCTTCGCGAGCGGTACATCGACCGAGCCTTCGATACGTGCCTGTCGGAGGAGGAGATCGCGGCGCGCCGCGAGCGGGGCCACCGACGCCTCGCTGAACACCTGGATTCGGACATCGTGCTCGATGCGATCGACGACGAGGAGATCGCCGCGTACCTCGCAGACAGCGACTCGAACGAATCAAGTTCGTAG